In Carnobacterium sp. CP1, the following are encoded in one genomic region:
- a CDS encoding cold-shock protein yields the protein MEQGTVKWFNAEKGFGFIEREDGDDVFVHFSAIQGEGFKSLEEGQAVTFDVEEGNRGPQAANVNKA from the coding sequence ATGGAACAAGGTACAGTAAAATGGTTTAACGCAGAAAAAGGTTTTGGTTTTATCGAACGTGAAGACGGAGACGACGTATTCGTACACTTCTCAGCTATCCAAGGAGAAGGATTCAAATCTCTAGAAGAAGGACAAGCAGTAACTTTCGACGTTGAAGAAGGAAACCGTGGACCTCAAGCAGCAAACGTAAACAAAGCTTAA
- a CDS encoding bifunctional folylpolyglutamate synthase/dihydrofolate synthase, producing MFKTYEEALSWIHGTSVFGMKPGLKRMEWMLKRLGHPDKKIKAIHVAGTSVFGMKPGLKRMEWMLKRLGHPDKKIKAIHVAGTNGKGSTVTFLRNMLEANGQVVGTFTSPYIKTFNERISVNGEPISDEEILRLANIVYPLTLELEATEFGGPSEFEIITTMMFLYFGEGHADVVIVEVGLGGLLDSTNVVVPIVSAITTIGLDHTKILGETLPEIALQKAGIIKPGVPVVTGNIPEEAMQVIEKYAEEQGSEIERFSHDFSVSKWQTLPTWGEQFTFEDEHIYLNQLQIEMLGKHQIENAAVAIETLRIYSHKTGLAVSHEAMRRGLKQAFWPGRMEKINDEPLMILDGAHNEPAIRRLAETIKHDFSQQEIYLIFAALRDKALGPMLDVLTELPNVHLVLTSFDFPRAATIDDLSSYADSRTIMKEQWQEALVDTMKEMDESDIVLITGSLYFISEVRQTLLDSTEE from the coding sequence ATGTTTAAAACTTATGAAGAAGCTTTGAGCTGGATTCATGGAACGAGTGTTTTCGGGATGAAGCCAGGGCTGAAACGAATGGAATGGATGTTAAAACGACTCGGTCACCCGGATAAAAAAATAAAAGCCATTCATGTAGCAGGAACGAGTGTTTTCGGGATGAAGCCAGGGCTGAAACGAATGGAATGGATGTTAAAACGACTCGGTCACCCGGATAAAAAAATAAAAGCCATTCATGTAGCAGGAACAAATGGCAAAGGGTCGACCGTTACTTTTTTAAGAAATATGCTAGAAGCGAATGGACAAGTGGTCGGTACGTTCACTTCTCCTTATATTAAAACATTTAACGAGCGCATCAGCGTGAACGGAGAGCCGATTTCAGATGAAGAAATTTTGCGGTTAGCAAATATTGTCTACCCTCTAACCTTAGAACTTGAAGCAACAGAGTTTGGCGGACCGAGTGAATTTGAAATTATCACCACGATGATGTTTCTTTATTTTGGTGAAGGTCATGCAGATGTAGTGATTGTCGAAGTAGGGTTAGGAGGATTGTTGGATTCGACCAATGTAGTGGTCCCGATTGTTTCAGCGATCACGACTATTGGATTGGATCACACGAAAATTTTAGGCGAGACTTTGCCTGAGATTGCTTTGCAAAAAGCGGGCATTATCAAGCCGGGAGTTCCGGTCGTCACAGGAAATATTCCTGAAGAAGCGATGCAAGTCATTGAAAAATACGCTGAGGAGCAAGGAAGCGAAATTGAACGATTTAGCCATGATTTCAGTGTCTCGAAGTGGCAGACATTGCCTACCTGGGGAGAACAGTTTACATTTGAAGATGAACACATTTATTTAAATCAACTTCAAATCGAAATGCTGGGAAAACACCAAATTGAAAATGCGGCTGTGGCTATTGAAACATTACGCATTTACAGCCATAAAACGGGATTAGCGGTGAGCCATGAAGCGATGCGCCGCGGGTTAAAGCAAGCTTTTTGGCCGGGAAGAATGGAAAAAATCAATGACGAGCCGTTAATGATTTTAGACGGAGCTCATAATGAGCCTGCTATTCGACGATTAGCCGAAACGATCAAGCATGATTTTAGCCAGCAAGAAATTTATTTGATTTTCGCTGCTCTACGCGATAAAGCGCTTGGCCCGATGCTTGATGTATTGACAGAGCTTCCGAATGTTCACTTAGTGTTAACAAGTTTTGATTTTCCTAGAGCAGCAACAATCGATGACTTAAGCAGCTATGCCGATTCAAGAACAATAATGAAGGAACAATGGCAAGAAGCCTTGGTGGATACAATGAAAGAAATGGACGAGAGTGACATTGTTTTGATCACGGGTTCCTTGTATTTTATTTCAGAAGTTAGGCAGACTTTACTAGATTCAACTGAGGAATAA
- a CDS encoding HAD family hydrolase has product MEQVKAVIFDMDGLMFDTEIMYYQANKEVADRIGLDFTYDYYAQYIGMSDEELHRNLYLDYEDEAKVTQLIKESSDMLFDIIKKDGLIKKPGLLELLEYLEENQIKKVVASSNIKTVVSFFLEHGNVHKYFDCFIGGDEVRRAKPDPEIFEKAWERLGVAKEHTIILEDSMNGIRAAYDAEINVIMVPDLFQPDHEAKQKAFAICDDLLQVKEFIAEKNSFVKL; this is encoded by the coding sequence ATGGAGCAAGTGAAAGCTGTTATTTTTGATATGGATGGTCTGATGTTTGATACAGAAATAATGTATTATCAAGCAAACAAAGAAGTAGCAGATCGTATAGGGTTAGATTTTACGTATGATTATTATGCTCAGTATATTGGAATGTCTGATGAAGAGCTGCATCGTAATCTTTACTTAGACTATGAAGATGAAGCTAAAGTGACTCAACTTATCAAAGAAAGCAGCGATATGCTTTTTGACATCATAAAAAAGGATGGGCTGATCAAGAAACCTGGCTTATTGGAATTGCTTGAGTACTTAGAGGAAAATCAGATCAAAAAAGTAGTCGCTTCTAGCAACATTAAAACAGTTGTTTCATTCTTTTTAGAACACGGGAATGTACACAAATATTTTGACTGCTTTATAGGCGGCGATGAAGTAAGACGTGCAAAACCTGATCCTGAGATTTTTGAAAAAGCTTGGGAAAGATTAGGTGTTGCAAAAGAGCATACGATCATCTTAGAAGATTCAATGAATGGAATCCGAGCTGCTTATGATGCAGAAATCAATGTTATTATGGTACCCGATTTGTTTCAACCTGACCATGAAGCTAAACAAAAAGCATTTGCTATTTGTGATGATTTACTTCAAGTAAAAGAGTTCATTGCTGAAAAGAACAGTTTTGTGAAGCTTTAA
- the mreC gene encoding rod shape-determining protein MreC, with product MNQFFSNKKLIILLVSVIVCLGLIAFSITGNGKTPVVQKFTNDITAITGRVLAKPTNAVVNFIEAVDDLKNTYKENQLLKSKIDRLYETEVELSDLKQDNQKMKEQLELQDTLSNYQKINGTVISRNPDNWIDQVVVDRGSQSGITIGLSVMADNGLIGRVIEVSPTSSKVQLITTLDQNNNRVAASVSSEEGFVHGVINGYDAETNRLIMKQITTDVTLKTGDQVMTSGLGGVSPSSLLIGTVDEVKLDAHGLSQEAYVTPASDLNDIRYVTFIQRTAESGE from the coding sequence TTGAATCAGTTTTTTTCAAACAAAAAGCTAATTATACTGTTGGTGAGTGTTATAGTTTGTTTAGGTCTTATTGCATTTTCCATTACAGGAAATGGTAAGACTCCAGTAGTTCAAAAGTTTACCAACGATATTACGGCGATTACAGGCCGAGTGTTAGCTAAACCGACCAATGCCGTTGTTAATTTTATTGAGGCAGTGGATGACTTGAAAAACACCTATAAAGAAAACCAGCTGTTGAAATCAAAGATCGATCGTTTATACGAAACAGAAGTTGAGTTGAGCGATTTAAAACAAGATAATCAAAAAATGAAAGAACAATTGGAACTACAAGATACGCTTTCAAATTACCAAAAAATCAATGGTACGGTCATTAGTCGAAATCCAGATAATTGGATTGATCAAGTCGTAGTGGATCGAGGAAGTCAAAGCGGTATAACAATTGGGTTATCTGTCATGGCGGATAATGGTTTGATTGGGCGGGTGATAGAAGTGAGTCCAACAAGCTCAAAAGTTCAATTGATAACAACATTAGACCAAAATAATAATCGGGTCGCTGCTTCGGTTTCTTCTGAAGAGGGCTTTGTTCATGGTGTCATCAATGGGTATGATGCCGAGACTAACCGATTGATCATGAAACAAATAACAACAGACGTAACATTGAAGACTGGAGATCAAGTGATGACTTCTGGACTTGGAGGTGTGTCGCCAAGTTCGTTGTTGATTGGAACGGTTGATGAAGTTAAATTAGATGCTCATGGGTTATCTCAAGAAGCTTATGTTACTCCTGCGTCAGACTTGAATGATATCCGTTATGTGACTTTTATTCAACGGACAGCTGAAAGTGGTGAATAA
- a CDS encoding redox-sensing transcriptional repressor Rex, with protein sequence MGSQIPKATARRMPIYYRCLKKLQDSGVKRIKSNEISQLTQIPSATIRRDFSHFGELGRSGYGYEVDYVTKVFNELLNVNKIIKIALIGVGNLGKALIENNFRRDQNLKITCGFEKCEENSGKILSGVPVYSIDQMKEVLLREEIHVAISTVPSEFSQEAVEMLVDGGITAILNFAPGRVNVPEHVDIRYIDLTSEILTLVCYNDWLLHPVVK encoded by the coding sequence ATGGGAAGTCAGATTCCAAAAGCAACAGCCAGAAGAATGCCTATTTATTATCGTTGTTTAAAAAAGTTGCAAGATAGCGGAGTAAAGCGAATAAAATCAAATGAAATCAGTCAGTTAACGCAGATTCCTTCTGCAACTATTCGACGTGATTTTTCTCATTTCGGGGAATTAGGCAGAAGCGGATACGGTTATGAGGTAGATTATGTTACAAAAGTATTTAATGAGTTATTGAATGTGAATAAAATCATTAAGATTGCTTTAATCGGAGTTGGAAACCTTGGGAAAGCGTTAATCGAAAATAATTTCCGTAGAGATCAAAATTTGAAAATTACATGCGGCTTCGAGAAATGTGAAGAGAATTCCGGCAAAATATTATCAGGAGTTCCGGTTTATTCGATTGATCAGATGAAAGAAGTGTTACTAAGAGAAGAAATTCATGTGGCCATCTCTACGGTCCCTAGCGAATTTTCTCAAGAGGCAGTAGAGATGTTGGTAGATGGAGGGATTACGGCGATATTAAATTTTGCTCCAGGAAGGGTTAATGTGCCGGAACACGTGGATATCCGGTATATTGACTTAACCAGTGAAATTTTAACGTTGGTTTGTTACAATGACTGGCTGCTTCATCCAGTAGTTAAATAG
- a CDS encoding valine--tRNA ligase translates to MADELKMATKYQPKEVEAGRYEKWLEKDLFKPSGDKTKQPYSIVIPPPNVTGKLHLGHAWDTALQDIIIRQKRMQGYDTLWLPGMDHAGIATQAKVEEKLAEKGISRYDLGREKFIETVWDWKEEYAEVIRQQWAKVGISVDYSRERFTLDDGLSEAVKKVFVTMYEKKLIYRGEYIINWDPKAKTALSDIEVIHKDVEGAFYHMSYPLSDGSGVVEIATTRPETMLGDTAIAVHPEDERYQQLIGKTVLLPLMNREIPIVADEYVEKDFGTGVVKITPAHDPNDFEVGNRHDLPRVNVMHEDGTMNELAGKYAGMDRFAARKAVVKDLEAEGHLIKIEKMVHSVGHSERTGVVVEPRLSTQWFVKMESLAKEAIDNQETDNKVSFVPDRFENTYMRWMENVHDWVISRQLWWGHRIPAWYHKTTGELYVGMEAPENSEDWVQDPDVLDTWFSSALWPFSTMGWPDEEAEDFKRYFPTDTLVTGYDIIFFWVSRMIFQSLEFTGKRPFKNVLIHGLIRDEEGRKMSKSLGNGIDPMDVIDQYGADALRWFLSNGSSPGQDVRFSYDKMDAAWNFINKIWNASRFALMNMENFTVEQIDLTGEKTVADRWILTKLNETIQKVTDTSERFEFGEAGRILYHFIWDDFCDWYIEMSKEVLFGENETAKQTTRSILAHVLDQTLRLLHPIMPFVTEEIWENIPHEGESLVIADYPVVRPELSDEAATKGMDILMELIRSVRNIRSEVNTPLSKPIELMIKTNDETAEQFLKENVSYIERFCNPEVLTISSNVEAPETAMSAVITGAEIYLPLAGLINLEEEIARLEKELVKWDKEVKRVKGKLSNAKFVDNAPEAVVAAEKTKEAEYLEKHAIVSERIGVLKAQL, encoded by the coding sequence ATGGCAGATGAACTGAAGATGGCGACAAAATATCAACCAAAAGAAGTTGAAGCAGGCCGCTATGAAAAATGGTTAGAAAAAGATTTGTTTAAACCAAGTGGAGACAAAACAAAGCAACCTTACTCTATTGTTATACCTCCGCCAAATGTTACTGGAAAACTTCATTTAGGGCATGCGTGGGATACAGCTTTGCAAGACATCATTATTCGACAAAAACGCATGCAAGGCTACGATACTTTGTGGTTGCCTGGAATGGATCACGCTGGAATTGCGACTCAGGCAAAAGTAGAAGAAAAATTAGCAGAAAAAGGCATTTCTCGCTATGATTTAGGTCGTGAAAAATTTATTGAAACGGTCTGGGATTGGAAAGAAGAATATGCAGAGGTTATCCGCCAACAATGGGCTAAAGTTGGAATATCAGTTGATTACAGCCGCGAGCGTTTTACATTAGATGACGGCTTGTCAGAAGCCGTAAAAAAAGTTTTCGTTACAATGTATGAAAAGAAACTGATTTATCGCGGCGAGTATATTATCAACTGGGATCCAAAAGCTAAAACAGCTTTATCAGATATTGAAGTGATCCATAAAGACGTTGAAGGAGCTTTTTACCACATGAGCTACCCGTTGTCCGATGGCAGCGGTGTTGTTGAAATTGCTACTACTCGTCCTGAAACAATGTTAGGCGATACTGCAATTGCTGTGCATCCTGAAGATGAACGTTACCAGCAATTAATTGGGAAAACTGTTTTATTACCGTTAATGAACCGTGAAATACCGATTGTTGCTGATGAATACGTTGAAAAGGACTTTGGTACAGGGGTTGTTAAGATCACCCCTGCCCATGACCCTAATGACTTTGAAGTCGGGAACCGTCATGATTTGCCGCGTGTCAACGTGATGCATGAAGATGGAACGATGAATGAGCTGGCTGGCAAGTATGCTGGAATGGATCGATTTGCAGCTCGTAAAGCAGTTGTTAAAGATCTGGAAGCAGAAGGTCATTTAATCAAAATTGAAAAAATGGTTCACAGTGTCGGACATTCTGAACGTACAGGAGTAGTAGTCGAACCGCGTTTATCAACACAATGGTTTGTTAAAATGGAGTCTTTAGCAAAAGAAGCGATAGACAATCAAGAAACAGATAACAAAGTGTCTTTTGTCCCTGATCGTTTTGAGAATACGTATATGCGTTGGATGGAAAATGTTCACGATTGGGTTATTTCACGTCAACTATGGTGGGGACATCGAATTCCGGCTTGGTACCATAAGACGACTGGCGAATTGTATGTCGGCATGGAAGCGCCGGAAAACAGCGAGGATTGGGTTCAAGATCCGGATGTATTGGACACTTGGTTTAGCTCAGCTTTATGGCCGTTTTCAACAATGGGCTGGCCAGATGAAGAAGCGGAAGATTTTAAACGGTACTTCCCAACGGACACATTGGTTACAGGCTACGACATTATTTTCTTCTGGGTCAGCCGGATGATTTTCCAGAGTTTGGAATTTACTGGAAAAAGACCGTTTAAGAACGTTTTGATTCATGGTCTGATTCGCGATGAAGAGGGACGCAAAATGAGTAAGTCATTAGGCAATGGGATTGATCCGATGGATGTGATCGATCAATATGGTGCAGATGCACTGCGCTGGTTCTTATCGAACGGATCTTCTCCTGGTCAAGATGTGCGTTTCAGTTACGATAAAATGGACGCTGCTTGGAACTTCATCAATAAAATTTGGAACGCTAGTCGTTTCGCATTGATGAATATGGAAAACTTTACTGTTGAGCAAATAGATTTGACTGGTGAAAAAACCGTTGCGGATCGCTGGATTTTAACTAAATTAAATGAAACCATTCAAAAAGTCACTGATACGTCTGAACGTTTTGAGTTCGGCGAAGCCGGTCGGATTTTGTATCATTTTATTTGGGATGATTTTTGTGACTGGTACATTGAAATGAGTAAGGAAGTATTGTTTGGCGAAAATGAAACAGCCAAACAAACGACTAGAAGTATTTTGGCTCATGTTTTAGATCAAACGTTACGCCTGCTGCACCCGATTATGCCATTCGTGACGGAAGAAATTTGGGAAAACATCCCCCACGAAGGCGAGTCGCTAGTGATTGCGGATTATCCGGTAGTACGTCCAGAATTATCTGATGAAGCGGCTACTAAAGGAATGGATATTTTGATGGAATTGATTCGTTCGGTTCGAAATATTCGTTCAGAAGTGAATACGCCTTTATCAAAACCGATTGAACTGATGATCAAAACCAATGACGAAACAGCAGAACAGTTCTTAAAAGAAAATGTTTCGTATATTGAACGTTTCTGCAACCCGGAAGTTCTAACCATTTCCAGTAACGTAGAAGCTCCTGAAACAGCGATGAGCGCTGTTATTACAGGCGCTGAAATTTATCTGCCGCTAGCAGGTTTGATCAACTTAGAGGAAGAAATTGCCCGTCTTGAAAAAGAGTTGGTTAAGTGGGACAAAGAAGTTAAACGTGTCAAAGGAAAATTATCAAATGCTAAGTTTGTTGATAATGCTCCAGAAGCTGTAGTAGCAGCTGAAAAAACTAAAGAAGCTGAATACCTTGAAAAACATGCCATTGTATCAGAGCGAATCGGTGTGCTGAAAGCTCAGCTTTAA
- the tpx gene encoding thiol peroxidase — protein MEITRKGTPFKVEGTQPAVGEQAPDFSVKNLKDETIELKQFNGKVVLISVVPDIDTRVCAVQTKAFNSAASAIEGVQLMTISTNTKEQQENWCAGEGIEMEMLHDTDASFGKAYGLFVPEMNVLARSVFVIDASGKLIYKEIVSEMVDEPNYDKAIEVAKAAR, from the coding sequence ATGGAAATCACAAGAAAAGGCACTCCTTTTAAAGTTGAAGGCACGCAACCCGCAGTGGGAGAACAAGCACCGGATTTTTCAGTGAAAAATTTAAAAGATGAGACCATTGAATTGAAACAATTTAACGGAAAAGTTGTTTTAATCAGTGTCGTACCGGACATTGATACACGTGTTTGTGCGGTTCAAACGAAAGCTTTCAATTCAGCAGCAAGTGCTATCGAAGGCGTACAGTTAATGACGATCTCAACAAATACAAAAGAACAACAAGAAAATTGGTGTGCTGGAGAAGGTATCGAAATGGAGATGTTGCACGATACGGATGCTTCTTTCGGCAAAGCATACGGTTTATTTGTCCCTGAAATGAATGTATTAGCGCGTTCTGTGTTTGTAATCGATGCAAGCGGAAAATTAATCTACAAAGAAATCGTATCTGAAATGGTTGATGAACCAAACTATGACAAAGCTATTGAAGTTGCAAAAGCTGCTCGTTGA
- a CDS encoding septum site-determining protein MinC yields MKQSVTLKGNKDGFVLTLDESASFATIIEELEQLLEHIKAEAKKPDPKKEAKEEPSKEKKEIYLEIFSGNRLLTDKEKELLTEKIKSNSQFVIKKFNSAVVTYESALAWQEAVSLQMEIQTIRSGQVLQAPGDILFVGKVHPGGVIRANGSIFIIGELHGIAHAGFEGNAAAVVVADFHTSAQVRIADNVQIIENQSIADAAIKKNEFAFINDLHILDFESLDQLRKMRPNLGKVTGGLI; encoded by the coding sequence GTGAAACAAAGTGTGACATTAAAAGGGAATAAAGATGGCTTTGTATTAACCTTGGATGAATCGGCTTCTTTTGCTACAATCATTGAAGAATTAGAACAATTATTGGAACACATCAAGGCAGAAGCTAAAAAACCGGATCCGAAGAAAGAAGCTAAAGAAGAACCGTCAAAAGAAAAAAAAGAAATCTATTTAGAAATTTTCTCTGGCAATCGGTTGTTGACAGACAAAGAAAAAGAGTTGCTGACAGAAAAAATAAAAAGCAACAGTCAGTTTGTAATCAAGAAGTTTAATTCAGCTGTGGTTACATATGAGAGTGCTCTTGCTTGGCAAGAAGCTGTTAGTTTACAGATGGAAATCCAAACGATCCGCAGCGGCCAAGTGCTTCAAGCACCTGGAGATATTCTTTTTGTCGGGAAAGTCCACCCTGGCGGAGTTATTCGTGCAAACGGCAGCATCTTTATTATTGGAGAACTACATGGTATCGCACACGCAGGTTTTGAAGGGAATGCAGCTGCAGTTGTAGTAGCAGATTTTCACACGAGTGCACAAGTGCGAATAGCAGACAATGTACAGATTATTGAGAATCAATCTATAGCAGATGCTGCAATCAAGAAAAACGAATTTGCATTTATCAATGATTTACATATCTTGGATTTTGAATCTTTAGATCAATTGAGAAAAATGCGACCGAATTTAGGTAAAGTGACAGGGGGATTAATATAA
- a CDS encoding rod shape-determining protein yields MFRFGNKDIGIDLGTANTNVFVDGKGIVLRDPSVVAKDINTGEIVAVGEDARNMIGRTPGSIVAIRPMKNGVIADYDTTAAMMKYYIEKAIGKTTSKPYVMVCVPSGVTEVEKRAVIDATRMAGAKDAFILEEPFAAAVGAGLPVMDPTGSMVVDIGGGTTDVATIALGGIVSSRSIRLAGDSMDDGIIHYIRKKYNLLIGERTAEQIKIEIGCASIEKAAEYGKMDVRGRDLLTGLPQTIEVPAIDVAEAIKEVVDGIVSAVRETLEETPPEISADVIDHGIVLTGGGALLKNMSDVIADETDVPVFVANDPLDCVALGTGESLKHMNLYKKKRNR; encoded by the coding sequence GTGTTTAGATTTGGAAATAAAGACATCGGTATTGATTTAGGAACAGCGAATACAAATGTATTTGTAGATGGCAAAGGTATTGTCTTAAGAGATCCTTCAGTAGTTGCAAAAGATATCAATACTGGAGAAATCGTAGCCGTTGGTGAAGATGCAAGAAACATGATCGGAAGAACACCAGGTTCGATTGTTGCTATTAGACCTATGAAAAATGGTGTGATTGCAGATTATGATACCACTGCTGCAATGATGAAATATTACATTGAAAAAGCAATCGGCAAAACGACTTCTAAGCCATATGTAATGGTTTGTGTGCCAAGCGGTGTAACAGAAGTTGAAAAACGTGCGGTGATCGATGCAACTAGAATGGCTGGGGCTAAGGATGCCTTTATTCTTGAAGAACCTTTTGCTGCTGCAGTCGGTGCGGGCTTACCGGTAATGGATCCAACGGGTAGTATGGTAGTCGATATTGGTGGCGGTACGACTGATGTAGCTACTATTGCGCTTGGCGGAATAGTGAGCAGCCGTTCGATTCGTTTAGCAGGAGACAGCATGGACGATGGAATTATCCACTATATCCGTAAGAAATATAACTTGCTGATTGGTGAGCGGACAGCTGAACAGATTAAAATAGAAATTGGTTGTGCATCAATCGAAAAAGCTGCAGAATACGGGAAAATGGATGTCCGTGGGCGCGACTTGTTGACTGGACTACCGCAAACGATTGAGGTGCCAGCAATTGATGTGGCGGAAGCCATCAAAGAAGTCGTTGACGGAATTGTAAGTGCAGTAAGAGAAACACTAGAAGAAACACCACCAGAAATCTCAGCAGACGTCATTGATCATGGTATCGTTTTAACCGGTGGGGGAGCTTTACTTAAAAATATGAGTGATGTGATCGCTGATGAAACGGATGTTCCAGTCTTTGTAGCAAACGATCCATTGGATTGTGTGGCTTTAGGTACTGGAGAATCACTTAAGCATATGAACCTCTATAAAAAGAAAAGAAATAGATAG
- a CDS encoding cold-shock protein yields the protein MEQGTVKWFNAEKGFGFIEREDGDDVFVHFSAIQGEGFKSLEEGQAVTFDVEEGNRGPQAANVNKA from the coding sequence ATGGAACAAGGTACAGTAAAATGGTTTAATGCAGAAAAAGGTTTTGGTTTTATCGAACGTGAAGACGGAGACGACGTATTCGTACACTTCTCAGCTATCCAAGGAGAAGGATTCAAATCTCTAGAAGAAGGACAAGCAGTAACTTTCGACGTTGAAGAAGGAAACCGTGGACCTCAAGCAGCAAACGTAAATAAAGCTTAA
- the mreD gene encoding rod shape-determining protein MreD: protein MNEQWKVKVFAPLLIFFGFLMDGLLSGVFSEQLYGGTGVMVPRLIVLIFILMSFYLPRNKMILYAVIFGLLYDSYYVGILGIYVAAFPLIVYITEKLKRVLNPNPIVVGMMVIINLSLLEFILYEFYKVLSFTTLDTSTFMASRLGPTLLLNLVFFILVFYPLKKMILKMIEN, encoded by the coding sequence ATGAATGAACAATGGAAAGTAAAGGTTTTTGCACCCTTACTGATTTTCTTTGGCTTCTTAATGGATGGACTGCTCTCAGGTGTTTTTTCTGAACAATTATATGGGGGAACGGGAGTCATGGTTCCTAGATTAATCGTTCTTATTTTTATTTTGATGTCTTTTTATCTGCCAAGGAATAAGATGATTCTTTATGCTGTTATTTTTGGATTGCTTTACGATAGTTACTATGTGGGAATTTTGGGTATTTACGTTGCTGCTTTTCCATTAATTGTTTATATTACAGAGAAATTAAAAAGAGTGTTGAATCCCAATCCGATTGTTGTCGGAATGATGGTCATCATCAACTTAAGCCTTTTAGAATTTATACTTTATGAATTTTATAAAGTTTTAAGTTTTACTACACTCGATACGTCTACTTTTATGGCTAGTCGTTTAGGGCCAACATTGCTGTTAAATCTCGTATTCTTTATCCTAGTATTTTATCCATTAAAAAAAATGATACTAAAAATGATTGAAAATTAA
- the radC gene encoding RadC family protein, translated as MTENVTSLVNEVPVFSRPRERLEIYGEKALANHELLAILLRTGIKGTNVMTLAMEVLNSFEDLYFLKTASIEELMAISGIGKIKAVEVKAAIELGVRISQASQIKIGQITSSRKAGEMLLGEMRDLQQEHVIVLYLNTKNEIIKKETIFIGGLNSSVAHPREIFRGAVRFSAARMIVGHNHPSGNPTPSEADILFTKRMFECGELMGIELLDHIIIGQESYISLKELEVF; from the coding sequence ATGACAGAAAACGTAACTAGTTTAGTGAATGAAGTACCGGTTTTTTCGAGGCCAAGAGAACGTTTGGAAATTTATGGAGAAAAAGCTTTAGCTAATCATGAATTATTGGCCATTTTACTGAGGACAGGTATCAAAGGAACGAATGTGATGACATTAGCTATGGAAGTTCTAAATTCATTTGAAGATTTGTATTTTCTGAAAACAGCTTCAATAGAAGAATTAATGGCAATCTCTGGTATTGGGAAAATAAAAGCTGTTGAAGTAAAAGCGGCCATTGAATTAGGCGTACGGATTTCTCAAGCATCTCAAATCAAAATCGGCCAAATCACTTCCAGCCGTAAAGCGGGAGAAATGCTGCTAGGCGAGATGCGTGATTTGCAGCAAGAGCATGTTATTGTGCTGTATCTAAATACTAAAAATGAAATCATAAAAAAAGAAACGATTTTTATTGGAGGACTTAATTCAAGTGTCGCGCATCCCCGCGAGATTTTTAGAGGTGCTGTCCGGTTTTCAGCAGCTCGTATGATCGTTGGCCATAATCATCCTTCGGGAAATCCGACTCCATCCGAAGCTGATATTTTATTTACTAAGCGTATGTTTGAATGTGGAGAATTAATGGGGATCGAATTGCTGGATCATATCATTATAGGGCAAGAAAGCTACATAAGCTTAAAAGAATTAGAAGTATTTTAA
- a CDS encoding cold-shock protein encodes MEQGTVKWFNAEKGFGFIERDGGDDVFVHFSAIQGDGFKSLEEGQAVTFDVEEGNRGPQAANVNKA; translated from the coding sequence ATGGAACAAGGTACAGTAAAATGGTTTAACGCAGAAAAAGGTTTTGGCTTTATCGAACGCGACGGTGGAGATGACGTATTCGTACATTTCTCAGCTATCCAAGGAGACGGCTTCAAATCTTTAGAAGAAGGACAAGCAGTAACTTTCGACGTTGAAGAAGGAAACCGCGGACCTCAAGCAGCAAACGTAAACAAAGCTTAA
- a CDS encoding cold-shock protein encodes MEQGTVKWFNAEKGFGFIERDGGDDVFVHFSAIQGDGFKSLEEGQAVTFDVEEGNRGPQAANVNKA; translated from the coding sequence ATGGAACAAGGTACAGTAAAATGGTTTAACGCAGAAAAAGGTTTTGGCTTTATCGAACGCGACGGTGGAGATGACGTATTCGTACATTTCTCAGCTATCCAAGGAGACGGCTTCAAATCTTTAGAAGAAGGACAAGCAGTAACTTTCGACGTTGAAGAAGGAAACCGTGGACCTCAAGCAGCAAACGTAAACAAAGCTTAA